A single Methanolobus sp. ZRKC5 DNA region contains:
- a CDS encoding PfkB family carbohydrate kinase, with translation MSACPGGAMLNSSISLGRTGVTISLISEFARDNIGNSIYEFLRENNVSTEYLHRYEGKSPLSLAFLNDRNDATYEFYEDFPQERLLTDMPCFAPDDIVMFGSILSVAKEARNKLETIINSAKNAGSIILYDPNFRESQLPLIEEIKPMISKNIAYSDIVRASDEDMKLVKGCENSEEAYEFVLENGCDHLIYTSSSDGVYLNTPSFSKFYEVPSIQPVSTVGAGDSFNAGIVYMLYSRKIRDIEDIQEHVWDEIIGKAIDFASHVCMSTENYISNNFANGLKKI, from the coding sequence ATTTCTGCCTGCCCAGGTGGAGCTATGCTCAATAGTTCTATTTCACTCGGCAGAACAGGAGTTACGATTTCACTTATAAGTGAATTTGCCCGTGACAATATTGGGAATAGCATATATGAATTCCTAAGAGAGAACAACGTATCAACTGAGTATCTCCACCGCTACGAAGGTAAATCACCATTATCACTTGCTTTTTTAAACGACAGGAATGATGCCACGTATGAGTTCTACGAGGACTTTCCGCAAGAACGCCTTCTGACAGATATGCCCTGCTTTGCTCCGGATGATATTGTAATGTTTGGATCCATCCTTTCTGTGGCAAAGGAAGCCAGAAATAAGCTGGAAACCATCATCAATTCTGCAAAAAATGCAGGCTCAATTATTCTTTATGACCCTAATTTTCGAGAATCCCAACTTCCACTGATTGAAGAGATAAAGCCTATGATATCTAAAAATATAGCATATTCAGATATTGTGAGAGCCTCGGATGAGGACATGAAACTGGTAAAAGGATGCGAAAATTCTGAAGAGGCATATGAGTTTGTTCTGGAAAATGGCTGTGATCACCTTATATATACATCCAGTTCAGACGGTGTATACCTGAATACACCTTCTTTTTCAAAGTTCTATGAAGTACCTAGCATACAACCAGTTAGTACCGTAGGCGCCGGGGACAGTTTCAATGCAGGCATCGTTTACATGCTATATTCCAGAAAAATCAGAGATATTGAAGATATTCAGGAACATGTATGGGATGAAATAATAGGAAAGGCCATCGACTTTGCTTCTCATGTCTGTATGAGCACTGAGAACTATATATCCAACAACTTTGCCAATGGATTAAAAAAGATATAA